A DNA window from Tenuifilaceae bacterium CYCD contains the following coding sequences:
- a CDS encoding UPF0365 protein → MSEIGVLMVIIAVSIVGLWIIFYFVPVGLWFQALVSGVRISLLQLIFMRWRKVPPRIIVQAMIEGTKAGLTLNRNEMEAHFLAGGRVSKVVHALVSAQKANIPLDFKMATAIDLAGRDVFEAVQMSVNPKVINTPPVTAVAKDGIQLITKARVTVRANIKQLVGGAGEETVLARVGEGIVTAIGSSHSHKEVLENPDKISKTVLGKGLDAGTAFEILSIDIADIDIGRNIGAVLQMDQANADKNIAQAKAEERRAMAVAYEQEMKAKAQEARAKVIEAEAQIPMAMAEAFRTGNMGIMDYQRLKNIEADTNMRENIAKPGSDSKKK, encoded by the coding sequence ATGAGTGAAATTGGTGTTTTAATGGTGATAATTGCTGTAAGTATTGTTGGCTTATGGATTATCTTCTATTTCGTACCAGTGGGACTATGGTTTCAAGCTTTAGTTTCGGGTGTACGCATTTCTCTACTTCAATTAATCTTTATGCGTTGGAGAAAAGTTCCACCACGAATTATTGTTCAGGCAATGATTGAGGGAACAAAGGCTGGCTTAACTTTAAACCGGAACGAGATGGAAGCTCACTTCCTTGCAGGAGGTAGAGTGTCTAAAGTGGTTCACGCGTTAGTTTCGGCTCAAAAAGCAAATATTCCGCTCGATTTTAAAATGGCTACTGCTATCGACCTTGCTGGCCGCGATGTGTTTGAGGCTGTTCAAATGTCGGTTAACCCAAAGGTAATTAACACTCCTCCGGTTACTGCTGTTGCTAAGGATGGTATTCAGCTAATCACTAAGGCGAGGGTGACTGTTCGTGCAAATATTAAGCAGTTGGTTGGAGGTGCCGGCGAGGAAACCGTTCTTGCACGTGTTGGCGAAGGTATTGTAACTGCAATTGGCTCTTCGCATAGCCACAAGGAGGTGCTCGAAAACCCCGATAAAATTTCAAAGACTGTTCTTGGTAAAGGTTTGGATGCTGGTACAGCATTCGAAATTCTTTCAATTGATATTGCCGATATTGACATTGGACGTAATATCGGAGCTGTTCTTCAAATGGATCAGGCAAATGCCGATAAGAATATTGCACAGGCAAAAGCAGAGGAGCGTAGGGCAATGGCCGTTGCTTACGAGCAGGAAATGAAGGCAAAGGCTCAGGAAGCCCGTGCAAAAGTAATTGAAGCCGAAGCGCAAATTCCAATGGCTATGGCTGAGGCTTTCCGTACTGGGAATATGGGAATTATGGATTATCAACGGTTAAAAAACATAGAGGCAGATACCAATATGCGAGAGAATATTGCAAAACCGGGTAGCGATTCTAAAAAGAAATAA
- the clpS gene encoding ATP-dependent Clp protease adaptor protein ClpS: MSHREQTFSLEEVQMEANENYTLFLHNDEVNTFEFVIETLVDVCRHEPNQAEQCALITHFKGRCDVKHGERDELESMMVELNRRGLSATINLN; the protein is encoded by the coding sequence ATGAGTCATCGTGAACAAACTTTCAGTTTAGAGGAGGTGCAAATGGAAGCAAACGAAAACTACACGTTGTTTCTGCATAATGACGAGGTGAACACTTTTGAATTTGTTATTGAAACCCTTGTTGATGTGTGCAGACACGAGCCCAATCAGGCAGAGCAATGTGCGCTTATCACCCATTTTAAAGGCAGATGCGACGTTAAACATGGCGAGCGCGATGAGTTGGAAAGTATGATGGTTGAGTTAAATCGTAGAGGGTTAAGTGCTACAATCAATTTAAATTAA
- a CDS encoding acyl carrier protein, producing MDALVKELKENIISVLNLEGMKPEDIDNDAPLFGDGLGLDSIDALELIVLMEKNYGIKLEDPAKGREIFKSINTMATYIQANRKI from the coding sequence ATGGACGCATTAGTTAAAGAGTTAAAAGAGAACATTATTTCTGTGTTGAATTTAGAAGGCATGAAACCTGAGGATATTGATAACGATGCACCTCTTTTTGGTGATGGTTTAGGACTTGATTCAATTGATGCATTGGAATTGATTGTTTTGATGGAGAAAAACTATGGCATCAAACTGGAAGATCCTGCAAAAGGTCGCGAGATCTTCAAGTCCATTAATACTATGGCTACCTACATTCAGGCAAATAGAAAGATTTAA
- a CDS encoding DNA-binding response regulator — MAKTRILLAEDDIDLGNVLAQYLQLQGYEISLARDGMEGWNMFEASPFDLCILDVMMPRMDGLELASLISKKSSKTPFIFLTAKGLKEDRLNGLKLGADDYICKPFDVDELVLRIQNILKRNGIDESDKFELGEFILNYNELKLKGIGSELTLTTKEAKLLKYFICNQNKLIKREEILVELWGENDYFLGRSMDVFISRLRKFLQHDSRISIETVRGVGYILKVK; from the coding sequence ATGGCAAAAACTAGAATACTTTTAGCTGAGGACGATATAGATTTGGGCAATGTGCTGGCCCAATACTTACAACTACAAGGATACGAAATATCGCTTGCTCGCGATGGAATGGAAGGATGGAACATGTTTGAAGCATCGCCTTTCGACCTCTGCATCCTTGATGTAATGATGCCCCGAATGGATGGTTTAGAGCTGGCCTCCCTAATCAGCAAGAAGTCATCCAAAACACCTTTCATTTTTCTTACTGCCAAAGGGTTAAAGGAAGATAGGTTAAACGGCTTAAAACTTGGTGCCGACGATTATATCTGCAAACCATTTGATGTTGACGAACTAGTCTTGAGAATTCAAAATATCCTTAAACGTAACGGAATTGACGAATCCGACAAATTCGAGTTGGGTGAATTTATCCTGAACTATAATGAACTTAAACTAAAAGGAATAGGTTCCGAACTAACGCTTACCACCAAAGAGGCTAAGCTCTTAAAATACTTCATATGCAATCAGAATAAACTCATTAAACGCGAGGAAATTCTGGTGGAATTATGGGGCGAAAATGACTACTTTCTAGGTAGAAGCATGGATGTGTTTATTAGCCGACTACGTAAATTCCTTCAACACGATAGCAGAATCAGCATCGAAACCGTTAGAGGTGTAGGCTATATTTTAAAAGTCAAGTAA
- a CDS encoding hemolysin D gives MDKLKIVNMNKLFIGGFILVLILTGCGKKQSATKAPESVQAYPVSALAPQDIELRSVFPAVIKGQEDIDIKPRIDGFVEAVYVDEGAIVKKGQPLFKINSPSAIQSLENTQAAYNTAKLDVERMRPLAEKGIISNVRLSTYENNFASAQAALNQAKAVLSWTSVTSPVDGVVGPISYRVGSLVNNTNVLTTVANTTNVIAYFSMNEKDLYEYLRNCEGTTQAEKIKNMPSVRLLLSDGSEYEENGRIQTISGVVDATSGAVNFRALFPNKQGLLRSGSSGKVVIPRYLKNVLVIPQKATFSQQDKVLVYKVQGDSVVQKAIVVKPTFDGKNYAVLDGLVNGDKIVIDGIVTLRNGKKIKEQ, from the coding sequence TTGGATAAACTAAAAATTGTAAATATGAATAAACTTTTTATTGGAGGATTTATCCTCGTATTGATCTTAACGGGTTGTGGTAAGAAGCAATCGGCAACAAAAGCTCCGGAATCAGTGCAGGCTTATCCGGTTAGTGCTTTAGCACCGCAGGATATAGAGTTGCGATCTGTTTTTCCGGCTGTTATAAAGGGACAGGAGGATATTGATATTAAACCTCGCATCGATGGTTTTGTTGAGGCTGTTTATGTTGATGAGGGCGCAATTGTAAAAAAGGGTCAACCGCTTTTCAAAATTAATTCGCCTTCGGCGATTCAGAGCCTCGAAAATACTCAAGCAGCGTATAATACAGCGAAATTAGATGTTGAAAGGATGCGTCCTTTGGCCGAGAAGGGAATAATTAGCAACGTTCGATTATCAACCTATGAGAATAATTTTGCATCGGCTCAGGCTGCCCTAAATCAGGCAAAAGCAGTTTTGAGTTGGACTTCGGTGACTAGTCCTGTTGATGGTGTGGTTGGTCCAATTTCATATAGGGTTGGAAGCTTGGTTAATAATACAAATGTACTAACCACTGTGGCGAATACCACTAATGTAATTGCATACTTCTCAATGAACGAGAAAGATTTGTATGAGTATTTGAGAAATTGCGAGGGGACAACTCAAGCCGAGAAGATTAAGAATATGCCATCGGTAAGGCTTCTTCTCTCTGATGGTAGCGAGTATGAAGAGAATGGCCGTATTCAAACAATTTCGGGAGTGGTTGATGCAACTTCGGGTGCAGTGAATTTTCGAGCATTATTTCCCAATAAGCAGGGTTTGCTCCGTAGTGGTTCTAGCGGAAAGGTTGTTATTCCTAGATATCTAAAGAATGTTTTGGTAATACCACAGAAGGCTACCTTCAGTCAGCAGGATAAAGTCCTTGTGTACAAAGTTCAAGGCGACTCCGTGGTTCAGAAAGCAATTGTTGTAAAACCAACTTTCGATGGTAAAAACTATGCAGTTTTGGATGGTTTGGTTAATGGCGATAAAATTGTTATCGACGGGATTGTTACTCTCCGCAATGGTAAGAAAATTAAAGAGCAATAA
- a CDS encoding multidrug transporter, translated as MTVKFNLKIDFMYYKYKMIGLRIAFLVIIVAGFSSCRTYKNLVDAPAVDTQGIIRDTLDNKTDTATIADTPWKEYFTDPKLQALIGEGLEKNVDLQVALSRIKQTEAALSIARGAFLPSVSLAGKVDHTRKSSGNSGTDVLGYTSNVNYLGFSASWEIDLWGKLSNQSKAKYASLLSSYEYRNLVQTTLIANIAKAYYSLIALDEQLRITKETIGLLQKSAETMQALKDAGLQNAAAVEQSNALLYSTQLSLLQLDYQVRKQENALCILLGRKPNSIDRVSIDSQSVAGKLNYGVPAQLLARRPDVKQAELSFCSAYALTNVAKANFYPSLTISSASIGYAAGEFSDFFKPEHIAAEIIAGLTQPLFLKKQLRGNLKIAQAQQEEALLNFQNTVLLAGQEVSDILYGYKTSLSKNDFRDKQIASLTNAVDYTQELLKAGEANYTEVLSAQQNLLSAQLSRVSDKLEQLTYSVNLYKALGGGIK; from the coding sequence ATGACAGTGAAATTTAACCTTAAAATAGATTTTATGTACTATAAATATAAGATGATTGGCTTACGGATTGCTTTTTTAGTCATCATCGTTGCAGGATTTTCATCTTGTCGCACTTATAAGAATTTGGTTGATGCTCCTGCTGTAGATACGCAAGGAATCATAAGGGATACTTTGGACAATAAGACAGACACAGCAACCATTGCCGATACTCCTTGGAAGGAATACTTTACCGATCCCAAACTTCAGGCTCTTATTGGCGAAGGACTTGAGAAGAACGTTGATTTGCAGGTTGCCTTATCTCGAATAAAGCAAACCGAAGCCGCTCTTAGCATAGCACGCGGTGCATTCTTGCCCTCTGTTTCTCTTGCAGGAAAGGTTGATCATACAAGGAAGAGCTCAGGAAACAGTGGAACTGATGTTCTAGGTTATACATCAAACGTGAATTATTTAGGGTTTTCGGCATCGTGGGAAATTGATTTGTGGGGAAAGTTAAGTAATCAATCCAAGGCTAAGTATGCCAGTTTGCTAAGTAGTTATGAGTATAGAAACTTGGTGCAAACCACTTTAATTGCCAACATAGCAAAGGCTTACTATAGTTTAATAGCATTGGATGAACAACTGAGAATTACTAAGGAAACTATCGGGCTGTTACAGAAAAGTGCTGAAACCATGCAGGCACTAAAGGATGCTGGGCTGCAAAATGCAGCGGCCGTAGAGCAGAGTAATGCCCTTTTGTACAGCACACAGTTATCGTTATTGCAGCTGGATTACCAGGTTCGTAAGCAGGAAAATGCTTTATGCATACTGCTGGGGCGTAAACCAAACTCTATTGATAGGGTTTCTATTGATAGTCAGTCGGTTGCTGGTAAACTAAACTACGGTGTACCTGCTCAACTGTTAGCTAGGCGTCCCGATGTTAAGCAGGCCGAACTTTCATTTTGTTCTGCCTATGCATTAACCAACGTGGCGAAGGCAAATTTTTATCCGTCATTAACCATAAGTTCTGCAAGCATTGGTTATGCGGCTGGTGAGTTTTCTGACTTTTTTAAACCAGAGCATATTGCCGCTGAAATTATTGCTGGTCTTACTCAGCCACTATTCTTAAAAAAACAGCTTAGAGGAAATCTAAAAATCGCTCAAGCACAACAAGAAGAGGCGTTGCTAAACTTCCAAAATACTGTATTGCTGGCAGGTCAGGAAGTTTCAGATATCCTATATGGGTACAAAACATCGCTCAGCAAAAATGATTTTAGGGATAAGCAGATTGCATCGTTAACTAACGCAGTGGACTACACCCAGGAATTACTTAAGGCTGGCGAGGCAAATTATACCGAGGTCCTTTCTGCCCAGCAGAACTTACTCTCGGCTCAGTTAAGCAGAGTATCCGATAAACTTGAACAGCTTACCTATAGCGTGAACTTGTATAAGGCGCTTGGAGGGGGAATAAAGTAG
- a CDS encoding multidrug transporter AcrB, producing MLKTFIERPVLSTVISILFVVLGLIGIYSLPIEQYPNIAPPTVRVNTTYSGASASAVQNSVIVPLEEQINGVQGMTYMTSTATNGGSATVYVYFKQGTDPDIAAVNVQNRVSQASALLPAEVTKNGVTVQKQQSSTVLMIMIRSKNPDYDDKFIQNYANINIIPQIKRVNGVGDANVYGPKEYSMRIWLKPDVMKTYGLTPTEVIAALQDQNIEAAPGELGVNGDQSFQYALKYTGRLKTAEEFENIIVRSQSAKILRIKDVAKIELGAQSYSFYSRNDNCPAVLIGINQTAGSNAQEIIKQIKTEMVKAAENFPPGLEYDYQMDASAFLNASINKVLRTLFEAFVLVFLVVLLFLQGFRATLIPAIAVPVAIIGTFFFLLLFGFSINLLTLFALVLAIGIVVDDAIVVVEAVHAKMDAGEKDAKEAAIKAMSEIAPAIISITLVMSAVFIPVSFIGGTSGVFFKQFGLTLAIAILISAVNALTLSPALCALFLKTYHNPDAKDKNVIRKFYYYFNLGFSATTNKYKSSLKYLTKKSHRWITVAILLLFSAILWGVMKIMPVGFVPQEDSGSIMGMITLSPGSSLERTDSVVKQVTRIAESIPYVHSVTSLTGMNFMSGSGSSYGSIVVKMDPWEARDITTSQAAAIMKQKTDSIKNATFMFFGVPTLQGFGLSNGVEMKMQDRTGGDIEKFYSVTSEFLDKVQKRPEVMMAMTTFNPRFPQKLIEANVAKIKDAGLTLSEVMTTMQAYVGSMYVSNFNSFGKQYRVIVQAAPEYRSRLDDLNGLNVRTSNGTMAPITEFITIHDITGPQSLTRFNLYSSMDITIIPNYPKGFTSGDVLNAIKEIDLPDGYGYDFSGMTREEVNSTNQTVIIFILCIIFVYLLLAALYESYILPLAVIFSLPIGLAGVFVFIFVAMMNGSGIVNNIYVQISLIMLIGLLAKNAILIVEYAIQRRRQGMSIVKSAISGAIARFRPILMTSFAFIFGLLPLAVAHGAGAVGNKSIGISAVGGMLIGTVIGVLVIPVLFVLFQSLQEKLSGHKIETIDDSEI from the coding sequence ATGCTTAAAACATTTATAGAAAGACCGGTTTTATCGACCGTTATTTCAATCCTTTTTGTGGTTTTGGGCTTAATTGGGATTTATTCCTTGCCAATTGAGCAGTACCCCAATATTGCTCCCCCAACCGTAAGGGTTAATACAACGTATAGCGGAGCTAGTGCCAGTGCTGTGCAGAACAGTGTTATTGTCCCTTTGGAGGAACAGATTAATGGTGTTCAGGGGATGACCTATATGACATCAACTGCTACTAATGGCGGTTCAGCCACGGTTTATGTCTATTTTAAACAGGGAACCGATCCCGATATTGCTGCGGTAAACGTGCAGAATAGGGTTTCGCAAGCATCTGCATTGTTACCAGCAGAGGTAACTAAGAATGGAGTTACCGTTCAGAAACAGCAGAGCAGCACCGTTTTGATGATCATGATTAGGTCGAAGAATCCTGATTATGATGATAAGTTCATTCAGAACTATGCAAACATCAATATTATACCTCAAATAAAACGTGTAAACGGTGTGGGCGATGCGAATGTTTACGGTCCTAAGGAATACTCTATGCGTATCTGGCTTAAACCCGATGTGATGAAAACTTACGGTTTAACGCCAACTGAGGTTATTGCTGCGTTGCAGGATCAAAATATTGAAGCAGCACCTGGTGAACTGGGTGTTAATGGCGATCAATCTTTTCAGTATGCCTTAAAATATACGGGGAGATTAAAAACTGCCGAGGAGTTCGAGAATATTATAGTTCGCTCTCAAAGTGCCAAAATTTTACGAATTAAGGATGTTGCTAAAATTGAATTGGGAGCTCAAAGCTACTCATTCTACTCTCGGAACGATAATTGCCCTGCTGTTCTGATTGGTATAAATCAAACTGCTGGTTCGAATGCTCAAGAAATTATTAAGCAGATTAAGACCGAGATGGTTAAGGCTGCTGAAAATTTTCCTCCAGGCCTAGAGTACGATTATCAAATGGATGCCAGTGCGTTCCTAAATGCATCTATTAATAAAGTGCTCAGAACACTGTTTGAGGCATTTGTGTTAGTGTTCTTGGTAGTATTGCTATTCTTGCAAGGTTTTAGGGCAACATTGATTCCTGCAATTGCGGTGCCTGTTGCTATTATTGGAACTTTCTTCTTTCTTCTTCTGTTCGGATTTTCTATAAACCTTCTCACCCTTTTCGCTTTGGTGCTGGCTATTGGTATTGTGGTTGACGATGCCATTGTGGTGGTTGAGGCGGTACATGCAAAAATGGATGCGGGCGAAAAAGATGCCAAGGAGGCTGCAATTAAAGCGATGAGCGAAATCGCGCCTGCAATTATTTCTATCACACTTGTCATGTCGGCGGTATTTATCCCGGTAAGTTTTATTGGAGGTACAAGCGGGGTGTTTTTTAAGCAATTTGGATTAACTCTTGCCATCGCAATCTTAATCTCGGCGGTCAATGCGCTTACATTAAGTCCTGCACTTTGTGCGCTATTCCTTAAAACATACCACAACCCCGATGCAAAGGATAAAAATGTAATACGTAAGTTTTACTACTATTTTAATCTAGGTTTTAGCGCAACTACTAACAAGTACAAAAGTTCGCTTAAATATCTTACCAAAAAGAGTCATAGATGGATCACTGTTGCTATTTTATTGCTATTCTCTGCAATACTCTGGGGTGTGATGAAAATTATGCCTGTGGGATTTGTTCCTCAGGAGGATAGCGGTTCTATCATGGGAATGATCACTCTTTCCCCGGGATCTTCGCTTGAAAGAACTGATAGTGTTGTAAAACAGGTTACTCGTATTGCAGAATCAATTCCTTATGTGCATAGCGTAACCAGTTTAACTGGTATGAACTTCATGAGTGGATCGGGAAGTTCGTATGGTTCTATTGTTGTAAAAATGGATCCATGGGAGGCTCGAGATATAACTACCAGTCAGGCGGCTGCTATCATGAAACAGAAGACCGACTCCATAAAAAATGCAACATTTATGTTCTTCGGAGTTCCAACGCTACAAGGATTTGGCTTGAGCAACGGTGTGGAGATGAAGATGCAGGACCGTACTGGTGGCGATATTGAAAAGTTCTATTCCGTTACCAGTGAATTTTTGGATAAGGTTCAGAAACGGCCTGAGGTTATGATGGCCATGACCACCTTTAACCCAAGATTCCCTCAAAAGTTGATAGAGGCTAATGTCGCAAAAATAAAGGATGCAGGATTAACCCTTAGCGAGGTCATGACTACCATGCAGGCCTATGTGGGCAGTATGTATGTGTCGAATTTTAACTCCTTTGGAAAACAGTATAGGGTTATTGTGCAGGCTGCTCCTGAGTATCGCTCTAGGTTGGATGATTTGAATGGGCTTAATGTTCGGACATCGAACGGAACAATGGCTCCAATAACTGAGTTTATAACAATCCACGACATTACAGGGCCTCAATCGTTAACACGGTTTAACCTTTACTCATCAATGGATATAACCATTATTCCAAACTATCCTAAGGGATTTACTTCGGGAGATGTGTTAAATGCAATAAAGGAAATTGATTTACCCGATGGGTATGGTTATGATTTCTCGGGGATGACTCGCGAGGAGGTTAACAGCACCAATCAAACTGTTATCATATTTATTTTGTGTATAATTTTTGTTTACCTGCTGTTGGCCGCATTATACGAGAGTTATATTCTTCCTTTGGCTGTAATATTCTCTTTACCCATTGGTTTGGCGGGGGTATTTGTGTTCATCTTTGTTGCCATGATGAACGGAAGCGGCATTGTAAATAACATCTATGTACAGATATCGCTCATCATGCTTATTGGACTTTTGGCTAAGAATGCAATTCTGATTGTGGAATACGCTATCCAGCGACGCAGGCAAGGTATGAGTATAGTTAAATCCGCAATAAGTGGAGCCATTGCTCGTTTCCGCCCAATTCTAATGACTTCGTTTGCTTTTATCTTTGGACTATTGCCACTTGCCGTTGCCCATGGCGCTGGTGCTGTTGGAAATAAGTCAATTGGAATTAGTGCCGTTGGGGGCATGTTGATAGGTACTGTAATAGGTGTTTTGGTTATACCTGTTCTTTTTGTGCTATTCCAGAGTTTGCAAGAAAAACTTAGTGGACACAAAATTGAAACTATAGATGACAGTGAAATTTAA
- a CDS encoding MATE family efflux transporter: MAKKANTNELGTVGVGRLLIQYSIPAIIATAAASLYNIIDRIFIGHGVGPYAISGLALTFPLMNIMAAFGSMVGVGAATMVSIRLGQHNRKGATQILGNALMLNIIIGIAVGLITLLFLEPILYALGASAETLPYAEEFMQVILLGNVFTHIYLGLNNIMRATGYPRKAMQTTLTAVATNLALAPLFIFVFNWGIRGAALATVIAQIIGTATVIRHFSKINSFLHFLPGYMKLRWTSIRDIISVGMSNFLMLIASSIVISIINISLSKHGGDFAIGAYGIVNSLGNLVLMIIIGFNQGMQPIIGYNFGARKIPRVIRTYKLTILAGTCVACGGFILAELFPRAIATVFTTNSDLIGLATVGLRLNLMMLPVVGFQAVTANFFQSIGKARVSIFLSLTRQVIFLIPALLILPYFLGLKGVWLSTPLADFVSALLTLLVLQWQVRRLKKQ; encoded by the coding sequence ATGGCTAAAAAAGCAAACACCAATGAGTTGGGAACAGTAGGGGTAGGACGGTTGCTTATACAGTACTCAATACCTGCAATTATTGCAACTGCAGCAGCATCGCTTTATAATATTATTGATAGAATTTTTATTGGACATGGTGTTGGGCCTTATGCCATTTCGGGACTGGCTCTTACCTTCCCGTTGATGAACATAATGGCGGCTTTTGGATCAATGGTAGGCGTTGGTGCTGCAACCATGGTGTCTATTCGTCTCGGACAGCATAATCGTAAAGGTGCAACCCAAATTCTGGGCAATGCCCTTATGCTGAATATTATTATCGGAATAGCGGTAGGGTTGATAACGCTTTTGTTTCTTGAACCTATTCTGTATGCTTTGGGCGCCAGTGCTGAAACCTTGCCCTATGCTGAGGAATTTATGCAGGTTATTTTGCTGGGTAATGTTTTTACCCACATATACTTGGGATTGAATAATATTATGCGGGCTACAGGCTATCCTCGCAAAGCGATGCAAACTACTCTTACCGCTGTAGCAACAAATTTAGCGCTTGCACCGCTTTTTATTTTTGTGTTTAACTGGGGAATTCGTGGGGCTGCACTTGCTACGGTTATTGCGCAAATAATTGGAACGGCAACGGTTATTCGCCATTTTTCGAAAATCAATAGTTTTCTTCATTTCCTTCCAGGCTATATGAAATTGAGGTGGACAAGCATTCGCGACATTATTTCAGTGGGAATGTCGAATTTCCTGATGCTTATCGCTTCTAGTATCGTTATTTCAATTATCAATATTAGTTTGAGTAAGCATGGTGGCGATTTTGCGATAGGTGCTTACGGAATTGTTAATAGTTTGGGAAATCTGGTTTTGATGATTATTATTGGGTTTAACCAGGGTATGCAGCCGATAATTGGCTATAATTTTGGCGCACGGAAAATACCTCGGGTTATACGAACCTATAAGTTAACAATTCTAGCAGGAACTTGCGTGGCTTGCGGTGGCTTTATTCTGGCAGAACTATTTCCTAGAGCAATTGCCACGGTGTTTACTACCAATTCCGATCTTATTGGATTAGCCACAGTTGGATTGCGCTTAAATTTAATGATGTTACCGGTGGTGGGTTTTCAGGCGGTAACCGCCAATTTTTTCCAGTCAATTGGCAAGGCAAGGGTGTCAATATTTCTATCACTTACACGCCAAGTAATTTTTTTGATACCAGCACTGCTTATTCTTCCTTATTTTTTGGGTTTAAAAGGGGTGTGGTTGAGCACTCCATTGGCCGATTTTGTATCGGCTCTTTTAACCCTATTGGTGTTGCAGTGGCAGGTTAGAAGACTTAAAAAACAGTAG
- a CDS encoding beta-ketoacyl synthase: MQKVIVEADSIINSLGFSSDEVLQEIELGNVGMKIFNSVLPVDQGFCLSMVNQSAFEEKYPVISKCSNYTRFEKLIIASIDDVVKNSSVDIKSPETLIIISTTKGNIDLLESDKGFEKSRVMLYSSAKAISEYFGNPNEPKVVSNACISGSVAIIWAKELLEAGKYKHIVVSGGDLVSRFIVSGFHSFVALSPTFAKPFDSDRVGLNLGEGAATVLLSIKDEQSIEKNSIAIYSGATANDANHISGPSRTGEGLVRAIQRTVKDVDWSEIAFVNAHGTATLYNDDMEAIAFKRTGLNETFINSYKGYFGHTLGAAGLMETILSARALQKQIVHQSIGFDKSSLEFPLNVTKKIEHAKGRFALKTTSGFGSCNAALLLERVGGNK; the protein is encoded by the coding sequence ATGCAAAAAGTTATAGTTGAGGCAGATAGTATTATTAACTCTTTGGGTTTTTCGTCTGATGAGGTTTTGCAGGAGATAGAACTGGGCAATGTTGGAATGAAAATATTCAACAGTGTGCTTCCTGTTGATCAAGGTTTCTGCTTGTCGATGGTAAACCAATCTGCTTTCGAAGAAAAATATCCTGTAATAAGCAAATGTAGTAACTATACACGCTTCGAGAAGCTAATTATAGCTTCGATTGATGATGTTGTAAAGAACTCATCTGTAGATATAAAATCTCCGGAAACATTAATAATTATTTCCACCACAAAGGGGAATATTGATCTGTTGGAATCGGACAAAGGATTCGAGAAAAGCAGAGTGATGCTCTATAGTTCCGCCAAGGCAATTTCGGAGTATTTTGGGAATCCGAATGAGCCTAAAGTGGTTTCAAATGCTTGTATCTCGGGGTCTGTGGCTATTATTTGGGCAAAGGAACTTTTGGAGGCCGGCAAGTATAAGCATATAGTGGTTTCGGGTGGCGATTTGGTGAGTAGATTTATTGTTTCAGGATTCCATTCGTTTGTAGCATTATCGCCAACTTTTGCAAAACCATTCGATAGCGATAGGGTTGGTTTGAATTTGGGCGAAGGTGCAGCAACGGTTCTGCTATCAATAAAGGATGAACAGAGCATCGAAAAGAATAGTATTGCAATATATAGTGGAGCTACGGCTAACGATGCCAATCATATTTCAGGACCGTCAAGAACTGGCGAGGGTTTGGTTCGTGCAATTCAACGCACGGTGAAAGACGTTGATTGGAGTGAAATCGCCTTTGTTAATGCTCATGGAACGGCTACCCTGTACAACGATGATATGGAGGCCATTGCGTTTAAGCGAACAGGTCTTAACGAAACTTTTATCAATTCATATAAAGGATATTTTGGACATACGCTTGGCGCTGCAGGATTAATGGAAACCATACTCTCGGCGCGAGCACTGCAAAAACAAATTGTACATCAATCCATCGGCTTTGATAAATCGAGTTTAGAATTTCCTTTAAACGTGACTAAAAAGATTGAGCATGCAAAAGGACGATTTGCATTGAAAACAACATCGGGGTTTGGTTCGTGCAATGCTGCATTACTATTAGAACGGGTAGGAGGTAATAAGTGA